The following are from one region of the Edwardsiella tarda ATCC 15947 = NBRC 105688 genome:
- the flhA gene encoding formate hydrogenlyase transcriptional activator FlhA, whose translation MNNKATCSLSRMEPVWQDLLHQATRSLLAQRNLPGLMRALHQLSFSVIRFDRVNILRLDPLHNRITLYRYDPQRDCVTQDSDVLLADGPGGRVWAEQRPVCCSGATFRHDFAALAALPQYAAIGTYCQMPLTTEQQRLGGLELIKEGADAFSEGELALAAPLAEVVAQIFERLLEREQFQQQEEQLRRERDHFRILVDVTNAVTSKLELDALAAEVSKEIHRFFGIDYIGLSLVEQHDDRLRSYITGYQEGQPVLREQKLLPLAGSLAQQVIRDKSMLLMDLSDSARLAPQDRQLAQMLNFGHRTICQLPLIFGNKVLGVLKLAQCQPGIFTPRNLKLLRQIAARIAIAVDNALAYGEISRLKDSLVHENRYLTECIRQEGDFGEIVGQSEAMRSVLEQVEMVAASDCSVLILGETGTGKELIAQAIHNLSLRNQKRMVKMNCAAIPSGLLESDLFGHEKGAFTGASAQRMGRFELANHGTLFLDEVGDIPLELQPKLLRVLQEREIERVGGSKVIPVDVRLIAATNRDLKQMVQDRQYRSDLYYRLNVFPIVIPPLRERPQDIPLLVKFFTRKIAKRMNRTIDSIPTETIRMLSQLPWPGNVRELENIIERAVILSRGPVLTLPMNELQYHLSPPLANRAPAGLETLPTLPAAAQADTALSERERILQVLRECNGIVAGPRGAAMRLGVKRTTLISRMQRLGISVHDLSV comes from the coding sequence ATGAATAATAAAGCAACCTGTTCCTTGTCGCGTATGGAGCCGGTCTGGCAAGATTTGCTGCATCAGGCGACGCGTAGTCTACTGGCCCAGCGTAACTTGCCAGGGCTGATGCGAGCCCTGCACCAGCTCTCCTTCTCGGTGATCCGCTTCGATCGCGTCAACATTCTGCGGCTGGACCCGCTGCATAACCGCATCACCCTGTACCGCTACGATCCACAACGGGATTGCGTCACACAGGATAGCGATGTGCTGCTGGCCGACGGTCCCGGCGGCCGCGTCTGGGCCGAACAACGCCCAGTCTGTTGCTCTGGGGCGACCTTTCGCCACGATTTCGCCGCCTTGGCCGCGCTGCCACAGTACGCCGCGATTGGCACTTACTGCCAGATGCCGCTGACCACGGAGCAACAACGCCTGGGCGGCCTCGAACTGATTAAAGAGGGGGCTGACGCCTTCAGCGAAGGGGAGTTGGCGCTGGCGGCGCCGCTGGCCGAGGTGGTGGCGCAGATCTTCGAACGCTTGCTCGAGCGAGAACAGTTTCAGCAGCAAGAGGAGCAGCTGCGGCGTGAACGCGACCACTTTCGCATTCTGGTCGATGTGACGAACGCGGTGACCAGCAAACTGGAGCTGGATGCGTTGGCGGCAGAGGTCTCGAAAGAGATCCATCGCTTCTTTGGCATCGACTATATCGGCCTGTCGCTGGTGGAGCAGCATGACGATCGTCTACGCTCCTACATCACCGGTTACCAAGAGGGCCAGCCGGTACTGCGTGAGCAGAAGCTGTTGCCGTTGGCCGGCTCTCTCGCGCAGCAAGTGATCCGTGACAAGAGCATGTTGTTGATGGATCTCTCCGATTCGGCACGCCTGGCACCACAAGATCGCCAATTGGCCCAGATGCTCAACTTCGGTCATCGCACCATCTGCCAGTTACCGTTGATCTTTGGCAATAAGGTGTTGGGGGTCTTGAAACTGGCGCAGTGCCAACCGGGGATCTTCACACCGCGTAACCTCAAGCTATTGCGCCAGATCGCCGCGCGTATCGCCATCGCCGTCGACAATGCCTTGGCCTACGGCGAGATCTCGCGCCTGAAGGATAGCCTGGTGCATGAGAACCGCTATCTGACGGAATGCATCCGCCAAGAGGGGGATTTCGGCGAGATCGTCGGTCAAAGTGAGGCGATGCGCAGCGTGCTGGAGCAGGTGGAGATGGTGGCGGCCAGCGACTGTAGCGTGTTGATTCTGGGGGAGACGGGGACCGGCAAGGAGTTGATTGCCCAGGCTATCCACAATCTTAGCCTGCGGAATCAGAAACGCATGGTGAAGATGAACTGTGCCGCCATTCCCAGCGGGTTGCTCGAAAGCGATCTGTTTGGTCACGAGAAGGGGGCCTTCACCGGGGCGAGCGCTCAGCGTATGGGGCGTTTCGAATTGGCTAACCATGGCACCCTGTTTCTGGATGAGGTGGGGGACATTCCGCTGGAGCTACAGCCTAAGCTGTTGCGCGTATTGCAGGAGCGGGAGATCGAGCGGGTGGGCGGCAGCAAGGTGATCCCGGTCGATGTCCGGTTGATCGCCGCCACCAATCGCGATCTCAAGCAGATGGTGCAGGATCGTCAATACCGCAGCGATCTCTACTATCGGCTCAATGTCTTTCCCATCGTGATCCCACCGTTACGGGAGCGGCCACAAGATATCCCACTGTTGGTCAAGTTCTTCACCCGCAAGATCGCCAAGCGGATGAATCGCACCATCGACAGTATTCCGACGGAGACCATTCGCATGTTGAGCCAGTTACCCTGGCCGGGCAACGTGCGTGAGTTGGAGAATATTATCGAGCGCGCGGTGATCCTTAGCCGTGGCCCGGTGCTCACCCTGCCGATGAACGAATTGCAGTATCACCTCTCGCCTCCGCTGGCCAACCGTGCGCCGGCGGGATTGGAAACGTTGCCGACCCTGCCAGCCGCCGCGCAGGCGGACACGGCGTTGAGCGAGCGCGAGCGCATCCTACAGGTGTTGCGTGAATGCAATGGCATTGTCGCCGGTCCGCGTGGGGCGGCGATGCGTCTGGGCGTGAAGCGAACGACCCTGATCTCACGTATGCAGCGTCTGGGGATCTCTGTTCACGATCTCAGCGTGTGA
- the hycA gene encoding formate hydrogenlyase regulator HycA has translation MKVSELTEKSLFIHNKNEKLMAQWATYKSSLIKATTSSRLKIFHEFSCGDGDSVNFTVFDHFMVEIRLAGEFYSKTIQYGLRLDTGDEARFVELGRASFDDEGMLDGRVNNRDRDGVLEHYLEKIQSLYDTLYHAMQDTRPLNEVLLARWGATASV, from the coding sequence ATGAAGGTCAGCGAACTAACCGAGAAGTCGCTATTTATCCATAATAAAAATGAAAAACTGATGGCGCAGTGGGCGACCTATAAGAGCAGTCTCATTAAGGCGACCACCTCTTCCCGGCTGAAGATTTTCCATGAGTTCAGCTGTGGTGATGGCGACAGCGTCAACTTCACGGTCTTCGACCACTTTATGGTGGAGATCCGTCTGGCGGGCGAGTTTTACAGTAAGACGATCCAATATGGTTTGCGTCTGGATACGGGCGATGAGGCGCGTTTTGTCGAACTGGGACGGGCGAGCTTCGATGATGAGGGGATGCTGGACGGCCGAGTCAACAACCGTGATCGGGATGGGGTACTGGAGCACTATCTGGAGAAGATCCAGTCGCTGTATGACACCCTGTACCACGCGATGCAGGATACCCGCCCATTGAATGAGGTGCTGTTAGCGCGTTGGGGCGCCACGGCTAGCGTCTGA
- the hypE gene encoding hydrogenase expression/formation protein HypE, giving the protein MAHGSGGLAMQQLLESLFLPLFDNPALNAREDQARLPLCSFNQQGDRLAFTTDSYVIDPLFFPGGNIGKLAVCGTANDLAVSGAHPKYLSCGFILEEGLPLRDLEQIVQSMAQTAREAGIQIVTGDTKVVQRGAADKLFINTAGIGAIPADIRWAASEIQPGDRLIVSGTLGDHGATILNLREKLGLEAQLSSDCAVLAPLIAPLRNIPGVRALRDATRGGVTAILHEFAQASGCGMDVNEKSLPVKDAVRGICELLGLEPLNFANEGKLVLAVAPEAEQAVLDCLHAHPLGVDAATIGVATDRRQVRLVGLFGAARLLDLPHSEPLPRIC; this is encoded by the coding sequence ATGGCGCACGGTAGCGGCGGCCTGGCAATGCAACAATTGCTGGAGAGCCTGTTTCTGCCGTTGTTTGATAATCCGGCGCTCAATGCGCGCGAAGACCAGGCGCGTCTGCCGCTGTGTAGTTTTAACCAGCAGGGTGACCGCTTGGCCTTTACCACCGACAGCTATGTGATCGATCCGCTCTTCTTCCCCGGCGGTAACATCGGCAAGCTGGCCGTCTGCGGCACCGCCAATGACCTGGCGGTCAGCGGCGCTCATCCCAAATACCTCTCCTGCGGCTTCATCCTGGAAGAGGGGCTGCCACTGCGCGATCTGGAACAGATCGTACAGAGCATGGCGCAAACCGCCCGTGAGGCGGGCATCCAGATCGTCACTGGCGACACCAAGGTTGTGCAGCGCGGCGCGGCGGATAAGCTCTTCATCAACACCGCCGGGATCGGCGCCATTCCTGCGGATATCCGTTGGGCCGCCAGCGAGATCCAGCCTGGCGATCGTCTGATCGTGAGCGGCACGCTGGGGGATCACGGCGCCACCATCCTCAACCTGCGGGAAAAGCTGGGACTGGAAGCGCAACTCTCCAGCGACTGTGCCGTCCTGGCGCCGCTGATCGCCCCGCTGCGTAACATCCCTGGGGTACGCGCCCTACGCGATGCGACGCGCGGTGGGGTGACCGCCATCCTGCACGAGTTTGCCCAAGCCAGCGGCTGCGGCATGGATGTCAACGAGAAGAGCCTGCCGGTGAAGGATGCGGTACGTGGCATCTGTGAACTGCTCGGCCTGGAGCCGCTCAACTTCGCCAACGAAGGCAAGCTGGTGCTGGCCGTCGCACCGGAGGCGGAACAGGCGGTATTGGATTGCCTGCACGCGCACCCGTTAGGCGTCGATGCGGCCACCATCGGGGTCGCCACCGATCGGCGTCAGGTGCGTCTGGTCGGCCTGTTCGGCGCCGCACGCCTGCTCGATCTGCCACACAGCGAACCGCTGCCGCGCATCTGTTGA
- the hypD gene encoding hydrogenase formation protein HypD yields the protein MQFVDEFRDPQLAEALLARIRQRVADLPADCRLPLQIMEVCGGHTHAIFKFGLDQLLPPEIEFVHGPGCPVCVLPMGRIDQCVEIARRPGVVFCTFGDAMRVPGRNGSLLDAKRQGADVRIVYSPLDALTLAQQLPDREVVFFGLGFETTMPSTAVTLQQARRQGVNNFSVFCQHITITPTLRSLLQQPDVRIDGFIAPGHVSMVIGAHPYAFICDEFHKPLVITGFEPLDILQSLDMLLAQLCEGRCEVENQYRRIVPDSGNTLAQQALDEVFVTRERSEWRGLGEIEHSGVALSPAYAAFDAERRFQPQSQHVADDPQARCGDVLTGRCKPADCPLFGARCNPQNAFGALMVSSEGACAAFYQYRRGMEQ from the coding sequence ATGCAGTTTGTTGATGAATTCCGCGATCCCCAACTGGCCGAGGCGCTGTTAGCGCGGATCCGCCAGCGCGTCGCCGACCTACCGGCCGACTGCCGCCTACCCTTACAAATCATGGAGGTGTGCGGTGGCCATACACACGCCATCTTCAAGTTTGGCCTCGACCAGCTGCTACCGCCGGAAATCGAGTTTGTCCATGGCCCGGGTTGCCCGGTCTGTGTGCTGCCGATGGGGCGTATCGATCAATGCGTCGAGATTGCCCGCCGTCCCGGCGTGGTGTTCTGTACCTTCGGCGACGCCATGCGTGTCCCGGGACGCAACGGCTCCCTGCTAGACGCCAAGCGCCAAGGTGCGGACGTCCGCATCGTGTACTCGCCGCTCGACGCCCTGACGCTGGCGCAACAGCTACCTGACCGTGAGGTGGTCTTCTTCGGCCTCGGCTTCGAAACCACCATGCCCAGCACCGCGGTCACCCTGCAGCAGGCGCGTCGCCAGGGCGTCAATAACTTCAGCGTATTCTGCCAACACATCACCATCACCCCCACCCTGCGCAGCCTGTTGCAACAGCCCGATGTCCGCATCGACGGCTTTATCGCACCGGGGCACGTCAGCATGGTGATCGGCGCCCACCCCTACGCCTTCATCTGCGACGAGTTCCACAAGCCGTTGGTGATCACCGGCTTCGAGCCGCTGGATATTCTGCAATCGTTGGACATGTTGCTGGCGCAGCTGTGCGAGGGACGCTGTGAGGTAGAGAACCAATATCGCCGCATCGTCCCCGATAGCGGCAATACCCTGGCGCAGCAGGCGTTAGACGAGGTCTTCGTCACCCGTGAGCGCAGCGAATGGCGCGGCCTGGGTGAGATCGAACACTCCGGGGTCGCCCTGAGTCCGGCCTACGCCGCGTTCGATGCCGAGCGGCGTTTCCAACCGCAGAGCCAGCACGTCGCCGATGATCCACAGGCACGTTGCGGCGATGTCCTGACCGGGCGCTGCAAACCGGCGGATTGCCCGCTGTTTGGCGCTCGTTGTAACCCACAGAATGCCTTTGGCGCACTGATGGTCTCTTCGGAAGGGGCCTGTGCGGCGTTCTACCAATATCGTCGAGGAATGGAGCAATAA
- the hybG gene encoding hydrogenase maturation factor HybG, whose protein sequence is MCLGIPGKVVAVGDDIHQLAQVDVCGVKREVNIALVCEGAPSDLLGQWVLVHVGFAMSILDEQEAQDTLEALQAMEAVEADVAHFMRGGAGAARSGE, encoded by the coding sequence ATGTGTCTGGGAATACCGGGAAAAGTGGTCGCCGTGGGCGACGATATCCATCAGCTGGCGCAAGTCGATGTCTGCGGCGTCAAGCGCGAAGTCAACATCGCGCTGGTGTGTGAAGGGGCGCCGAGCGATCTGCTTGGTCAGTGGGTACTGGTGCATGTCGGCTTCGCCATGAGCATACTGGACGAGCAAGAGGCACAGGATACTCTGGAGGCCTTACAGGCGATGGAAGCGGTTGAGGCCGACGTGGCGCATTTCATGCGCGGCGGCGCCGGCGCGGCACGCAGCGGGGAGTGA